The genomic window AGGAAGGTGCCGAGCAGCACCAGCACGAAGCTCGCGCAGGCCAGCACCAGGTTCCACCCGGCACGGCGGGCCCCCGGACCGAGGGCGGTGTGCAGGAACGCGGTGGTGGTCAGCCAGGGCAGCAGGGAGGCGTTCTCCACCGGGTCCCACGCCCAGTAGCCGCCCCAGCCCAGCACCGCGTACGACCACCAGGCGCCGAGCCCGATGCCGGCGGTCAGCGCCGCCCAGGCGACCAGTGTCCAGGGCCGGGCCACCCGCAGCCAGCCGCGTCCCTCCCGCCCGGCCAGCGGCGCGGCGAGCGCGAAGGCGAACGGCACGACCAGCCCGATGTAGCCGGCGTAGAGCAGGGGCGGGTGCACCCCCATCGCCGGGTGCTGCTGCAGCAGCGGGTTGGGCCCGGGACCGTCGGCCGGCACCGGATCCACCGCGCGGAACGGGTTCGCGGCGAAGCAGGACAGCGCGAAGAAGAACACGGTCACCGCGCTGACGACCACCATCGCGTACGCCTGCAGCCGGGCCGGGTACCGCCGACCGGCGAGCAGGACCGCGTACCCGCCGAGGACCAGCAGCCAGAGCAGCAACGACCCGTCCAGCGCGGACCAGAGACTGGTCACGGTGTAGTACAGCGGTACCTGGCGTCCGCCGTTCTCCGCCACGTACCGGACGCTGAAGTCGTGCCGGAGCAGGGCCGCCTCCAGCACGCCGCAGGCGACGGCGGCGGTGGTCAGGGTCGCGGCGGTCGCGAGCCGGGCCGGTCGGGTGGGCGTGCCGAACAGGGCCACCCGCAGCCAGAGCAGGGCGGTCAGCGTGGCGCAGAGCAGCCCGACCGTGAGGCTCGACGTGCCGAGCTCACCGAGCATCGACCGGCTCCACCGGAGAGGTGGACGCCCGGTACTCGTTGCCGTGCCGGACCACGACGTGGTCGGAGCGGAACGTCCCGTCCGCCGACAGGGTGCCCTCGACGACCGCCCCCTCGCCCTCCCGGAACGTCCCCGGCGGCGCGCCGCGCTGCTCGACGGTGATCGCCTGGCCCCCCTCGGCGAGGCGGAACACCACCAGGTCGCCGTCGCGGCGCAGCGACCCGGGCACCACGTCCCCGCCGAGGCGCACCCGCTCCCGGGCCGCGTCCGGGTCGCGCAGCACCTCACCGGGGGTGCGGTAGTAGGTGAGGGTGCCGCGCAGCCCGCTGGTCACCAGCAGCGCGCCGGCGGCGAGGAGCACGACGACGACGGCGGTCCGGCCGGTGCGGCGGCGGTTCATCCGACCCGGGCCGGGACGCGGTCGGCCGTGCGGGGGGTGCCGGCGGCGAGCCGGCGCTCCAGCCGGACGACCCGGTGCAGCAGGACGCAGAGCGCGGCGAGCGTCGCGGCGGCCACGGCGAGCAGCAGGGCGAGAGCCATCCGGGAGTCGATCGGTGGACGCTGCGGGGCGAACACGGTCGCCTGCTGGTGCAGCGACCGCCACCAGACGACGGAGAAGTGCACCACCGGAACGAGCAGGAACCCCGCCATGCCGACCAGTGCCGCCGGGCGCGCCACCCGGTGGTCGTCCCCGTCGCGCGCGTCGGTCCGGTCGCTCACCGCGCGGCGCAGGGCCAGATAGCCGGCGTACGCGAGCAGCAGCAGCGCGGTGCTGACCAGCCGTGGATCCCACGCCCACCAGGTGCCCCAGACCAGCTGCCCCCAGACGGATCCGGTGGCGATGGCGACGGCGGTCAGCGCCACCCCGATCTCGGCACCGGCCCGGGCGAACCGGTCCCAGCGCAGATCGCCGCCGATGAGGTAAGCGCCGCTGGCGGCGAGCACGACGGCGAACGCGGCGTAGGCGACCCACGCGGCGGGGACGTGCAGGTACATCAGTCGCTGCGCCGGGCCCTGGACCGCGTCGGGCGGGGCGAGCCAGCCGCCCGCCACGGTCGCCGCCGCGGCGAGCCCCCCGGCGGTCCAGGCCATCGTCCGGCGACCGGCGGCCGCTCTGGCGGTGTCCGCGACGAGGTCCACCGTGGAGGCTCGCATGATCTCCCTGTCCGCGCCCGGGCGCTTGCCGGATGGGTTCGCTGCGCGTTCACCATAAGCTCCT from Micromonospora kangleipakensis includes these protein-coding regions:
- a CDS encoding cytochrome c maturation protein CcmE — encoded protein: MNRRRTGRTAVVVVLLAAGALLVTSGLRGTLTYYRTPGEVLRDPDAARERVRLGGDVVPGSLRRDGDLVVFRLAEGGQAITVEQRGAPPGTFREGEGAVVEGTLSADGTFRSDHVVVRHGNEYRASTSPVEPVDAR
- the ccsA gene encoding cytochrome c biogenesis protein CcsA → MRASTVDLVADTARAAAGRRTMAWTAGGLAAAATVAGGWLAPPDAVQGPAQRLMYLHVPAAWVAYAAFAVVLAASGAYLIGGDLRWDRFARAGAEIGVALTAVAIATGSVWGQLVWGTWWAWDPRLVSTALLLLAYAGYLALRRAVSDRTDARDGDDHRVARPAALVGMAGFLLVPVVHFSVVWWRSLHQQATVFAPQRPPIDSRMALALLLAVAAATLAALCVLLHRVVRLERRLAAGTPRTADRVPARVG